One window of the Salvelinus fontinalis isolate EN_2023a chromosome 2, ASM2944872v1, whole genome shotgun sequence genome contains the following:
- the si:dkey-283b1.6 gene encoding uncharacterized protein si:dkey-283b1.6, whose amino-acid sequence MPIQDTFLILEIFIPLITFGISIVCCIAFCKSLHRAREVQLDREERRDRPSIYVIPFPAVSYDNEDIHRPPRYSTSEFYSPPPAYNEVEMKPDYIHPELPPAYSELSNTPVTPLQPYSVPPEPHSQS is encoded by the exons ATGCCGATACAAGACACGTTTCTCATTTTAGA AATCTTCATCCCGTTGATCACATTTGGCATCAGCATCGTCTGCTGCATAGCCTTCTGTAAGTCCTTACACCGGGCCCGCGAGGTGCAACTGGACCGGGAGGAGAGACGAGACAGGCCCTCCATCTATGTCATTCCCTTCCCCGCAGTATCTTATGACAATGAAGACATCCACAGGCCTCCTCGCTACAGCACCTCAGAGTTCTACAGCCCACCTCCTGCCTACAATGAG GTGGAGATGAAGCCAGACTATATCCACCCAGAGCTTCCTCCAGCCTACTCTGAGCTCTCCAACACACCTGTTACCCCCCTGCAACCTTACTCAGTGCCTCCTGAACCCCACTCACAATCATAG
- the mpp2a gene encoding MAGUK p55 subfamily member 2a isoform X2 has protein sequence MPVASTGTEPAAPPQVLDTLSDSNSSTTANDLDLIFLKGIIDSPVEPESLEETRLEAVRDNNVELVEEILRELSPFTHQSNSAAELTRILNEPHFQSLLETHDSVASQVCDTPPPSPCAYMELPVSNQPVPPDAVRMVGIRKVAGEHLGVTFRVEAGELVIARILHGGMIDQQGLLHAGDIIKEVNGKEVGEDPRVLQEILQDASGSVVLKILPSYQEGHAPGQVFVKCHYDYDPANDNLIPCKEAGLKFYTGDILQIVNQDDLNWWQARRCVEGGSAGLIPSQLLEEKRKAFVKRDVELAPAGNLCTGVAGKNKKKKMMYLTTKNAEFDRHELLIYEEVAKVPPFRRKTLVLIGALGVGRRSLKNKLLLSDPQHYGTTIPHTSRKPKSGEREDQMYAFTSRSKMEADIKNGRYLEHGEYDGNLYGTKMDSIHEVVEAGRICVLDANPQALKVLRTSEFLPYVVFIEAPDFEVLQAMNQSAIETGVVTKQLTDSELKRTVDESTRIQTAYGHYFDLTIVNDNLDESYRNLKAALEKVSATQQWVPVTWVF, from the exons GAGCCAGAGAGTCTGGAAGAGACCAGGTTGGAGGCAGTGAGGGACAACAACGTAGAGCTGGTCGAGGAGATCCTCAGAGAGCTGAGTCCCTTCACACACCAAAGCAACAGCGCAGCAGAGCTCACTCGCATCCTCAACGAACCCCACTTTCAG TCACTGCTGGAGACCCATGACTCGGTGGCGTCCCAGGTGTGTGACACCCCTCCCCCCAGCCCCTGTGCCTACATGGAGCTCcctgtcagcaaccagcccgTGCCACCAGATGCCGTCCGGATGGTGGGCATCCGCAAAGTGGCTGGTGAACACTTG GGCGTGACTTTCCGTGTGGAGGCGGGGGAGCTGGTGATTGCCAGGATCCTCCACGGAGGGATGATCGACCAGCAGGGACTCCTTCACGCGGGTGACATCATCAAGGAGGTGAACGGGAAGGAGGTGGGTGAGGACCCGAGGGTTCTGCAGGAGATCCTGCAGGATGCCAGCGGCAGCGTGGTGCTCAAGATCCTCCCTAGCTATCAGGAGGGCCACGCGCCAGGACAG GTGTTTGTGAAGTGTCACTATGACTACGACCCGGCCAATGACAACCTGATCCCGTGTAAAGAGGCAGGGCTTAAGTTCTACACAGGTGACATCCTGCAGATCGTCAATCAGGATGACCTCAACTGGTGGCAG GCTCGTCgttgtgtggagggagggagtgctGGGCTGATCCCCAGTCAGCTGCTAGAGGAGAAAAGAAAAGCCTTTGTCAAGCGAGACGTGGAGCTGGCCCCCGCAG GAAATCTTTGTACTGGAGTGGCGGGAAAGAACAAGAAGAAAAAGATGATGTATCTAACCACTAAGAATGCAG agTTTGACAGGCATGAGTTGCTGATCTATGAGGAGGTTGCCAAGGTGCCTCCATTCCGCAGGAAGACGTTGGTTCTGATTGGTGCTCTGGGAGTGGGCCGACGCAGCCTGAAGAACAAACTGCTGCTGTCTGACCCACAACACTACGGCACCACCATCCCCC ACACCTCCAGAAAGCCAAAGTCAGGAGAGCGGGAGGACCAGATGTATGCCTTCACCTCGCGGAGCAAGATGGAGGCAGACATCAAGAATGGCCGCTACCTGGAGCACGGCGAGTACGACGGCAATCTCTACGGGACCAAGATGGACTCCATCCATGAGGTGGTGGAGGCCGGTCGCATCTGTGTACTGGACGCCAATCCTCAG GCCTTGAAGGTACTGCGTACGTCTGAGTTCCTGCCTTACGTGGTGTTCATCGAGGCCCCTGATTTTGAGGTCCTTCAGGCCATGAACCAGTCGGCCATCGAGACTGGAGTTGTCACCAAGCAGCTGACG GACTCAGAGCTGAAGAGAACAGTGGATGAGAGCACCCGCATCCAGACGGCCTACGGACACTACTTTGACCTCACCATTGTCAACGACAACCTGGACGAGAGCTACAGGAACCTGAAGGCAGCCCTGGAGAAGGTCTCTGCTACCCAGCAGTGGGTCCCAGTCACCTGGGTCTTCTAG